From Rhododendron vialii isolate Sample 1 chromosome 7a, ASM3025357v1:
TTTCTCCAACGAAAACAAAATTGACAAGGCAAAGAGAAATTGATACCCTTCTTTCCTTCACAGATAATAATCCTCCATTTAGTATCTCTTCTAGGTGCTGCAGTTCTTTCATGCTCATGCCAGTAAGATCCTTGCCCAAGAGCTGCCTGTGATATCAGAACTCCAAATAAATCATCGAAATCCAAGTATAATGCCAGGTTAAAAAGACGTACATTTGCTTCGCCTTGAGCTTTGCAATTTCCTCTTTCAGAATGTCCACCTCCTTTGACTCTTGTGTCTGTTTCATTTAAGTGGCCGGTATTAGAATTTAAACCCACAATAGAGTAGTTCAAAAATGGTATATGACAgttaaacattaaaaaaaaatcaacttaaagTAAATTAGACAAAAGTACATAACATGAACCAAGATGATggaaatatacatttttttttctttttggttgacATAGCTTTCACTGAATGTTTGGGGTTCGAGGTGTATTCTTTACAGACTCATGATCAAGTTCGTGTCCTATTCCAGAGTCAATGATTGCTCCACGAGCAAAGAGGTCTACTAAGGTGTTGACCTAACAAGCATGACAGTTACTAGCAATGTTATGTTTCTGCGCCAGACAAGTACTTCATACACTCGAGGACAAGTGTTGGACAAGGGTCGATATATTCCCGATTATAGTTCGAATTAGCTTCAGAGAGGATACAAATCAGAAACATGGAGACGAATGTGTCTGTAGCTTAACTTCGGATCCGATGATAAAACTAGTCCCTCCTCCTTTAGACTTGAATTTCAGAAACTTTAAAGCCCAAAACTTGGGATTTGTCTCAAATGGAGCTCTCTAAATTATGACATTAGGACTTTTTAGTCATGCTTACGTTTCTAGTATGTTATAGAACGTCAAAAGTGTGTAGTTATTTTTTAACATAGCACGACATTGGAAATacagaaaatgaagaaataacCGCTTTATCCAtgccttagttgcaggaaccttcaactatgcccacgtttcttcgacggaaacgcgtttccgcgttcccgtcgaaggaaactccaagaaacccgTCCCAATGACGACGGGAACTCATTCCTTACCTATAtgggaacttacacccaaaaaacggttgagagacttacgattcaagttgcaattggtacctttaaagttgttttgatcttgttagtaagcacatctgatattaaccttctagagtcatattaatacccttaacttttacgcctacttaatatgcacaagagctctattgtgtaatcatgtgctacaataaaaatgttgaaatataactagaaacttataattttaatagtaatatttatgtggtagaataatatttttatattgacatttaacaatataaaattccaaaatatatttataattttaataatttttcctaaccgctcccaatggagctcccacacttctgtgatcatccgctcccccgTCCCCGCCCTCGCTCCCGCTCCCGTCCCCcctcccgctcccgctcccgcttcgtgtaaCTAAGATCCATGCCCAGAGATCACCTACATGCCTTAACAGCGTTTTGATTGGTTACTCAAAACCATATTGCAGAAATTGCATACCATTGTACTAACGGATATATGAGAAATAAAGATAATCATGTACGGGATGAGAAAAGATGCAAGTGTAATACCTCTGGTTTGATCTCTACTAAAGCTGCCTCTGATGAATTCTCTACCAAAGCAGACTCTGATGAATCCAGACCTTTATTATATCTTGAAATAGTTTGCCTCATGCTGCAGCAAAACCACAGTAGACAAACAGGAGTAGGTACCTCAGATAACTTAAACAAGAACTGCATAAACTTGAcgaaaatgaaagtttgattACTTAATCCCAAACATTCTCTTAGATCACAATCCACGTGTCAATCAAACAAATGATCAACTCACCCCGACAATCAGCTTTAAATGGAACCCAAAACTTACTTTCTGATTGGCTGTTTGAGTCCTCCCACCAAGGAGTGAAttggttatccaaaaaaatacaccACATCAAGCAATGAGAAGCAATGAACCAAGTCTCCTTCCCCGCTACTAGTTTTGCATTCTATCCGAATGTGTAATTGCTCTGCTACTATAAGACCTTCCTAAACTTAGATCTCTGGATATTGGTACGTGTCCAAAAGTTTGGAATGGTTACGAGAACATATCCTAAACACTTAACTCCTATGTACATGAATATCCTGATATCAAACATTGAAAATCAGTTAACTTGAGATCAATTggaattaatgaaaaataagaaatttctctCTGTCGCTACTAGAAATGTTTCTTTTCTAGCTGACatgaaattctctctcttcaaatagcacccaaaaaaaaaatccattagAGGATCAAAGTGTCTGCATTGGGTGCTTGGCTATCAGTACGGGTACTGTGGGAAAAATGGAGAATTGATTTGCCAACATAACCAATGACACTTCATAGGCCCTAGATGATGGAGGAAGACACTTTGCTTCACCAGCAAACAAAAGGAACTTGCTTATCGTCGAAACTGTGTCACTTATATAGTTTCAGTATATCTTCTCACCCTATCTACACTTTGCTTCACCAGCAAACAAAAGGAACTTGCGTATCGTCGAAACTGTGCCACTTATATAGTTTCAGTATATCTTCTCGCCCTATCTACAAGATTTCTGTTTGGGCCATTTCGAGTCAAATAGAGAACTTGTTGGGATAAAACTGCCCAACATTCTTTCACAGTTTATTACGCAGTATCTATAATGAAACACAAATTTCTCTGTGTTAACTGGAAATCTGAATAGCTTAAGCAAACAATTACTCAAGGATCATTACGGCATAAAGTTGTTACTATGAAATCACCTGTTCATATATAACAGTAACTCACAATTCTTTCAAGCCGCAAATCTAGCATAAAACCAGATTAAGAGTGATTACATCCCTTTAATGAAGGAAGTACTGAGCAACAAGATCAGAACGATTAAGTTACAAACACCTCAAAAACCGAACCTTTCGGAAACTCTGTTCATTCCATAAATCCTGATAAAACTCCACAAAGGAAGTTACTGAGTATACAATTAGACACCAAAAAATCGCCGAAAGACTCGAAATTTGGAAAAGCCATTCATCAACAACGGCATGCAAGTGTGTACATTTTCCCCTTCTATTGCTTTTCAACCATGGACATACGAAAAAAACTTCGAATAACGTATTTCCGGACAATCAAGTGATCAACAGACACATGCAAAAGCATGAACAGCCTTAATCACTCTTCAAATTACTTCTATCGACAAAAATCACTTGCACAAGATCtatcaacaagaaaagaaaaagactttCAGCCCATCCACAAGAACACACCAAGTCGTGCAAGTATAAATCAGaaccaaaaaaacagaaaaacaaggACTCCAGAAATTAACAACACATACCCAGCACTGGAAAACTCGAAAAGCTTCCCAGTACTCGAGAAGACGATGACGGCAACTTCTGCGTCGCAGAGGATCGCGAGCTCCTTGGCCTTCTTCAGCAACCCAACTCGCCTCTTCGAGAATGTGACTTGCCTTGTGTTTGCATTCTCGATTTTCTTGATCTCAATCTTCCCTCTccccatttttttgttttcccccAAAACCCAGAAACCCAATTGACTGATCAaaaacccacaacaaatctATCGCCCTCTcactcctctcttctctctcttctcttctctcctctctctgtaTCTATAAATGCCTGTGTGTAAATGGGGTATGTACGTATATTGATGGATATGCCAAAGTTGGGAAAGGGATTGCTATATATAGAGGGGGGAAGGGGGAGAGAAGGTAAAGAGGCGTGAGGGGTAGATTTACCCCAAATGGCGAAAGTCTGGAAACGGCAAGCTTGCATGGCAATTTCTATTTCTATGCCACTGCACGACTCTTTTCCCACATTTGGACTTTGTTTCTCGCTGAAACGGGTCGGCGTGGGTCCCGCTTTCTCCTCCCTATCCCTCTCCTGTTTGGGAATTCCAACTGCAGCGTCCGGTTTTAATTAGTGGTGTGGCTTCGTTCTGAGCTCACTTCGATGATCGGTCATTCGTCTTGTAATGTTTGTTGAGAAAATTACTATTCAGAAAGAAATTTTAATGATCATAAAGGGGTAATAAACAAACtgaataagtacaaaaaaaaaaaaaattattgaacgagtCGGAGCCGACAAGGTATTTGTTCACAAAActtaaagaatttttaaaaaaggtttAAACTTATCTTGTTTATGAGATAAGTCAATCTCAAAAGAGATTTTATGGAACCGATTTCGAGTtgcttgaattattttttatatcatAAGTCGAACGAGCTGAATAGTAAATTGTTTGAAATAAGATTGAAAGCTTATTAGTGAGTtccaaaaaaatgttcaaatttgttactagtttatgtaacaaattAATCTCAAACGTTCGaaaacaagctcgagctcgatgAACTTGATTCGTCTATCAAACATTTAGATCAGACATTAGTAGAAGTAAAACTGGaacacatattttttaagaaaaaaacacagtACATAGCCTAACTATTTTGTAAAAGATAATGAATTATATTTGTGTCATTGTTTTGGTTGATGAGTTACATGaaaaatggttcaaataatGAAAGTAGGTCCAAAATTAGGGTTCATGCTTTGAAATTGCACCATGCTGTTGAACTTACAACTGCAGAGGAAATACAGCCCATTTATACTTGCATATCCTTTCCAATTTTGCACTCCATTTGTTTTAGGGCTTCCCATATTTACCGGAGGCTCATGGGTGTTTCTGTACTTTCGCTTTGTTGTTGCTGTTTAAGGAAGGGGTAAGGActctttttcagtttttggagGCTTACCAACtccttttccatttttgttaattttgactACTTTAAGTAGGCATTTTATGCATTTATTGGACCTATTATTTAGGGGGTTTCCCTATTTATGCATTATCTTTAATTGGATCTTTCTTTTGGTTTGCTCCATTTAGCTGTAACATTTACTACTCGttatgctatgtttggatgccagtatattttaagtataaaaaatattcaaaaatttggctttttttaaatttatttttaggagTGTTATGTCAAAGGCTGATCATCTATATCGAAACTAGGGGACATCTATGTCGGGACTAGGGTATTCACTGAAAATTTCTTTATCGTGGCTTGACCTCAAGAATCAAACTCTGATTAATTGGGCGGGAAGCAAATCTACCAACCAATcgggctaaaaaaaaaaaaagaagctatcaTACATAATAacataaaatatttatatttggGTAACTTGAAAGAAACTTGCAAAagacttttcttcttttctcatTAGCCATATTTGGACTTTTATGTTACTTAAATGAATAGTTGTGGGATTCACCTCcgtaattttaaaatttttgaaggatTTTGTAAATTTTGCTTCCCATATTTAGCAAAGGGTGGTGGGCATTTTTgttttcccattttcttcatttcttgtTCCCCTTTTGGGAGGTAGGTAGGACTCTTTTCAGTTTTTGGAGGATTACCAACTCTTTTTCCATGTTTGTTATTTGACTGctttgagtatttatttttctgcATTTATTGCTTTTACTTGGACCTATAATATTTAGGGCATCATCTTCCTTTATTggacttttatttttgtttgctcatttttttggtttgataaaCTTATAACAACCATCTTCAATGGGAAGTGTGAAGTAAATGATGCAATTTCCTCAAAATATTAAgactgtgtttggatcaagtatTTGGGAGGAGATTTATTCACATATTTAATGTTTCATTTCTGCTAAGTTTTATTTTTCCTCACCAATTAGTTTTTACCAAACCCCTGGTCCAAGCCCGTCCTAAAGATTCTCATGCTTGGTAATCATCAAACAAGTACAAAAAGTAAATTACTTTATACTCTCTGTCACGACGTACTCCGTCcatccccaaaaaattgtcaTGTTCATAAAATAGAAACTTACAACAATTTTTTacgataaaaaatttaaacttttttctgATATTTTCTAATATTCTGTAACTAGCgacaaaaagtttgaattttttcatcaAAAATACATTATTAAGCACTCATTTTGCtgattgatatatatatatatatatatatatatatatattttgggaggggggggggggggacagAGGTAGTACTATTTTAAGAGGTGATTTACAAAATCGTCCATTACaatttaagtgctccaatttcacGTCTTGAGTTTCCAGAAGTGCAAAATTCAGtatgagctttttttttttgaatgatttgATTTGGTAAGGTTAGagctgcatatatatatatatatatatatatatatatgggtataGAATTCCTATAGGCGTAATCTTTTAACCTAAATTTATCTATTACTAGGTTTAAACTAAAACCAACTCACTGAACGGTTACAGATAAGTCAAAATCTCTTTTgactttcaacttttgcacaATTCAAGCCAAATTTTTTGGGCTGAAGTTGTAAATGATCCCTAAAAATAGTAAAtactcaaaaatattaattcTATTATTAATGGCAAAACTACTGAAAACATTGAGTTGGAAGCTGTGAATCCGACGTTCAAAGTCATGGCAAAGTTCAATGGGTTAGCACTTTAATATGGCGAAATAAATATAATTACTAGAAAACTTTACTTATTAAATAGGAAAAATCCCTTCAGGGTCACACGTATACATGAAATACATTACAACTCATGGTTTTCGAAACAATTGACACAATTCTACTGATACAGACAACAAGATTCAACGAAGACACTTACGCCTAGTAATTTGCGGTCCGGAAGCATTTATTCGTCGCTCCAGTTCATTTTGAAATGAGAAACGCTACACGTCACTAGATTTTTATCGCCGTCTTATTTCACCGCTCAGTTTATTAAAGCAAATTGTATCCTGTCACGTATGAAGTGAAATAAAAGGGTGATAAGAATCTGTGGTATATAGCAGTCCTCTTTCCAATATCTAGTCTATCTAACAAAACATCATGATTAAAACCCTCAAAAACCTCTTTTCCGACCACACATAACTCCACGGACACCTAACTACCGACTAGTCGCATTGTACAACCAGTTATAATCACGTGAAGGGTCACTTTGGAAGATCGAAGCTTGAGAGCAAAGAAACTGACCCCCACTCGAGCAAATAGGTTATAACGCATCGGCTGTCAAAGGGTA
This genomic window contains:
- the LOC131332461 gene encoding agamous-like MADS-box protein AGL15, which encodes MGRGKIEIKKIENANTRQVTFSKRRVGLLKKAKELAILCDAEVAVIVFSSTGKLFEFSSAGMRQTISRYNKGLDSSESALVENSSEAALVEIKPETQESKEVDILKEEIAKLKAKQMQLLGKDLTGMSMKELQHLEEILNGGLLSVKERREQILMDQLEQSRVQEQRAMLENETLRRQVQELRGFLPSSEHSARTPYLELYPEERINSFVKHGPGSPDIVHTCAVDLQLGLPSSEVCPKREVCRKRKAPEKEDCSSNSGSQMSLL